The following are encoded in a window of Clostridia bacterium genomic DNA:
- a CDS encoding TIGR03915 family putative DNA repair protein — MFIYIYDGSFEGLLTSIYESFYRKQVPYRIICRHDPQVNFIDQNVHIETDIEKAKKVYDSIRQKISSVSLKKVFYTYLSDYEDSGIWIYDYLKLGWKMGSKVDNHLADERVLKVHKTSLKVLAESHRLLGLIRFQEVYEDVFYSPIEPDHNILRLIAPHFEKRFADQNWIIHDIKRSLTAVYDKNTCEIKSTEFKGSFQKSEDEASYQAMWKKYFESIAIKNRINPKLQRRCMPARYWKHLIEMQPD, encoded by the coding sequence TTGTTTATTTATATATATGACGGCAGCTTTGAAGGTCTTCTTACTAGTATTTATGAATCATTTTATAGAAAACAGGTTCCTTACAGGATTATTTGCCGACATGATCCACAGGTGAATTTCATCGATCAGAATGTGCATATTGAAACTGATATAGAAAAAGCAAAAAAAGTTTATGATTCAATCAGGCAGAAAATTTCTTCAGTAAGTCTCAAAAAGGTTTTTTATACCTACCTCTCAGACTATGAAGATTCGGGAATCTGGATCTACGACTATCTAAAACTTGGATGGAAAATGGGAAGTAAAGTAGACAACCATCTTGCTGACGAAAGAGTTCTGAAAGTTCATAAAACAAGTCTGAAAGTACTGGCAGAAAGTCATAGACTTCTAGGCTTGATCAGATTCCAGGAAGTTTATGAAGATGTTTTTTATTCACCCATTGAACCTGACCATAATATTTTGAGACTAATAGCCCCGCATTTTGAAAAACGTTTTGCAGACCAGAATTGGATTATTCATGACATAAAAAGATCTCTCACAGCTGTTTATGATAAAAACACCTGTGAAATAAAAAGCACAGAATTTAAAGGAAGCTTCCAAAAAAGTGAAGATGAAGCAAGCTATCAGGCAATGTGGAAGAAATACTTTGAAAGTATAGCAATAAAGAACAGAATAAATCCAAAACTCCAGAGGAGATGTATGCCTGCAAGATATTGGAAGCACCTTATAGAAATGCAGCCTGACTAG
- a CDS encoding S-methyl-5'-thioadenosine phosphorylase, with the protein MEYKADIGVFGGSGFYSFLDNIEEIEIETPYGNTSEKIAIAEYEGKRIAFLPRHGREHHLPPHMIPYRANLYAMKHLGVKKILAPTASGSLQPYIKPGDFVICDQFVDRTWGRKDTYYDGPETKHISAAHPYCPELRKLAIDTGKSLGITIHEKGTVVVIQGPRFSTVAESRWFSKMGWEVINMTQYPECYLARELGICYANIALITDFDAGLEGSEDIPPVTEEEVYKVFSENNDKVKKMLFEVIKKIDIESAGCSCSKV; encoded by the coding sequence ATGGAATATAAAGCAGATATCGGAGTTTTTGGCGGCTCAGGTTTTTATTCTTTTTTAGATAATATTGAAGAGATTGAGATTGAAACTCCTTACGGAAATACCAGTGAAAAAATTGCCATTGCCGAATATGAAGGAAAAAGGATCGCTTTCCTTCCACGTCACGGCAGAGAACATCACCTTCCACCACATATGATACCGTACAGAGCAAATCTGTATGCAATGAAACATTTAGGAGTAAAAAAGATATTAGCTCCAACTGCTTCCGGAAGTCTTCAGCCGTACATAAAACCAGGTGACTTTGTAATATGCGATCAATTCGTAGACAGGACTTGGGGACGCAAAGATACCTATTATGATGGCCCTGAAACAAAACATATCAGTGCTGCGCATCCTTATTGTCCCGAACTGAGAAAACTGGCAATTGATACTGGTAAATCATTAGGAATAACAATTCATGAAAAAGGCACAGTTGTTGTGATACAAGGCCCGAGGTTTTCTACTGTTGCAGAAAGCCGCTGGTTCAGTAAAATGGGCTGGGAGGTCATCAACATGACCCAGTATCCCGAATGTTATCTCGCTAGAGAGCTGGGTATATGCTATGCGAATATCGCACTTATCACCGACTTTGACGCTGGTCTTGAAGGAAGTGAGGATATCCCTCCTGTGACAGAGGAAGAGGTATATAAGGTATTTAGTGAAAATAATGATAAAGTTAAGAAAATGCTCTTTGAGGTTATTAAGAAAATAGATATTGAAAGTGCCGGATGCAGCTGTAGCAAGGTATAA
- the ileS gene encoding isoleucine--tRNA ligase: MYEKVSTNLNFIDREQEVLKYWKENEIFKKSIESRENGPTFTFYDGPPTANGKPHIGHILTRVIKDIIPRYKTMKGYKVLRKAGWDTHGLPVELEVEKVLGISGKPDIEKYGVEPFIKKCKESVWKYETEWRKMSDRVGYWADMDHPYVTYHNSYIESVWWALRKIWDQDLLYKGHKIVPYCPRCGTSLSSHEVAQGYKDVKEKSIYVKFAIKGKKQEYLMAWTTTPWTLPSNVALTVNADFTYVKVKCADEYYILAESLAETVLQEEYTIVEKFKGKDLAGVEYEPLFDFAEINKKAFYVVCGDFVTLTDGTGIVHTAPAFGEDDARMGREYDLPFVQLVNEQGKFVDAVEPWKGVFAKDADSEIIKTLDMRNLMYKSLDYEHSYPFCWRCDTPLLYYARDTWFIKMTEVKDRLVKNNKKINWLPENIRDGRFGNFIENVVDWGISRERYWGTPLPIWECECGHRHLIGSIKELKEMGQDVPEDIELHKPYIDNVYLTCPKCKSGKMKRVTEVIDCWFDSGAMPFAQWHYPFENEEIFKDNFPADFISEALDQTRGWFYTLLAISTLLFDEPAYKNVIVLGLVQDKEGQKMSKHKGNVVDPWTVLDKQGADAVRWYFYTGSAPWLPSRFYEEAVSEGQRKFMGTLWNTYAFYVLYANIDEFDPTKYKLEYDKLSQMDKWLLSKLNTLIGLVDKNLENYRITESARAIQEFVDELSNWYVRRCRERFWQKEMNQDKINAYMTLNAALVTLVKLSAPFVPFMAEEIYRNIVKGVDASAPESVHLCDFPVVDEKLIDKELEKNMELVLKLVVLGRACRNSANIKNRQPIGKMYAKADFELPADYKELIADELNVKEIIFTDDASHFTTYKFKPQLKTLGPRYGKLVPQIGQKLTEIDGNEAMNRLRSGQNISFVLEGTEIVLVETDLLIETIQKQGFVTETEKDVTVVLDTNITPELLEEGFVREIISKVQTMRKEAGFEVQDHIRLYYSENDRIAEIISKNRDLIAEEVLADEVSEGRSEQGYNKDWNVNGESVNMTVIKV; encoded by the coding sequence ATGTACGAAAAAGTGTCTACTAATCTAAACTTTATAGACAGAGAGCAGGAAGTCTTAAAGTATTGGAAAGAAAATGAAATATTTAAAAAAAGCATCGAATCCAGAGAAAACGGGCCTACTTTTACTTTTTATGACGGTCCGCCAACGGCAAATGGAAAGCCTCATATAGGTCATATTCTGACACGTGTAATAAAAGACATTATCCCAAGGTATAAGACAATGAAGGGCTATAAAGTTTTGAGAAAAGCGGGATGGGATACTCACGGACTTCCTGTAGAGCTGGAAGTTGAGAAAGTGTTGGGCATTAGCGGAAAACCTGATATAGAAAAGTATGGCGTAGAGCCATTTATAAAAAAGTGCAAAGAAAGTGTATGGAAATACGAGACTGAGTGGAGAAAAATGAGTGATAGGGTAGGGTACTGGGCTGATATGGATCATCCCTATGTAACATACCATAACAGTTATATAGAATCTGTCTGGTGGGCATTAAGAAAGATATGGGATCAGGACCTTTTGTATAAGGGGCATAAGATTGTTCCATACTGCCCGCGTTGTGGTACTTCACTTTCAAGTCATGAGGTTGCTCAGGGCTATAAGGATGTAAAAGAAAAATCTATTTATGTTAAGTTTGCGATAAAAGGTAAAAAGCAGGAGTATCTGATGGCATGGACTACTACTCCATGGACTTTGCCGTCAAATGTAGCATTGACTGTAAATGCAGACTTCACATATGTAAAAGTAAAGTGTGCAGATGAGTACTATATACTGGCTGAATCTTTAGCTGAAACGGTTTTACAGGAAGAGTATACAATTGTAGAAAAGTTTAAAGGTAAAGACCTTGCCGGAGTTGAGTATGAACCGCTTTTTGACTTTGCCGAAATTAATAAAAAGGCTTTCTATGTTGTTTGCGGTGATTTTGTAACTTTAACTGACGGTACAGGAATAGTGCACACTGCTCCTGCGTTTGGTGAAGATGACGCAAGAATGGGAAGAGAGTACGACCTGCCGTTTGTTCAGCTTGTAAATGAGCAGGGGAAATTCGTTGATGCGGTAGAACCATGGAAGGGTGTATTTGCAAAGGATGCAGATTCAGAAATAATTAAAACTCTCGACATGAGGAATCTGATGTATAAATCCCTGGATTATGAGCATTCATATCCATTCTGCTGGAGATGTGATACACCGTTACTTTACTATGCTCGTGATACCTGGTTCATAAAAATGACAGAGGTAAAGGATCGTCTTGTAAAAAACAACAAGAAGATAAATTGGCTGCCTGAAAATATAAGAGACGGACGTTTTGGAAACTTTATAGAAAATGTAGTTGATTGGGGTATAAGCCGTGAAAGGTATTGGGGGACACCATTACCTATATGGGAATGTGAATGCGGACACAGACATCTTATAGGTAGTATAAAGGAATTGAAAGAGATGGGACAGGATGTACCCGAGGATATAGAGCTTCACAAGCCATATATAGATAATGTGTATCTGACATGTCCTAAATGTAAGTCCGGGAAGATGAAGAGGGTTACAGAGGTAATCGACTGCTGGTTTGACTCAGGGGCAATGCCTTTTGCACAATGGCATTATCCTTTTGAAAATGAAGAGATATTCAAGGATAACTTCCCTGCTGATTTCATCAGTGAGGCTCTTGACCAGACCAGAGGATGGTTCTATACACTGCTGGCTATTTCAACCCTGCTTTTTGACGAGCCTGCATATAAGAATGTAATAGTTCTTGGTCTTGTTCAGGATAAGGAAGGGCAGAAGATGAGCAAGCATAAAGGAAATGTAGTTGACCCGTGGACAGTTCTGGATAAACAGGGAGCAGATGCAGTCCGCTGGTATTTCTATACCGGAAGCGCACCATGGCTGCCAAGCCGCTTTTATGAAGAGGCAGTAAGTGAAGGACAGAGGAAGTTTATGGGAACCCTCTGGAATACCTATGCATTCTATGTATTGTATGCAAATATTGATGAGTTTGACCCTACAAAATATAAATTGGAATATGATAAGTTGTCACAGATGGACAAGTGGCTTTTGTCAAAACTTAATACTTTGATAGGCTTAGTAGACAAGAACCTTGAAAATTATCGTATTACAGAATCAGCAAGAGCGATTCAGGAATTTGTCGATGAATTGAGTAACTGGTATGTACGTCGATGCAGGGAGCGTTTCTGGCAGAAGGAAATGAACCAGGATAAGATAAATGCATATATGACACTGAATGCTGCACTTGTTACATTGGTTAAGCTGTCTGCACCATTTGTACCTTTTATGGCAGAAGAGATATACAGGAATATTGTTAAAGGCGTCGATGCAAGTGCTCCTGAAAGCGTACATCTGTGTGATTTCCCTGTAGTGGATGAAAAGCTTATCGATAAAGAGCTTGAAAAGAATATGGAACTTGTATTGAAGCTTGTAGTGCTGGGGCGTGCCTGCAGAAACTCAGCGAATATCAAGAATCGTCAACCTATAGGGAAGATGTATGCAAAAGCTGATTTTGAATTACCGGCAGATTACAAGGAGCTCATTGCTGATGAATTGAATGTAAAAGAGATTATATTTACTGATGATGCTAGCCACTTTACTACCTATAAGTTTAAGCCGCAACTAAAAACACTCGGGCCAAGGTATGGAAAGCTTGTACCTCAGATCGGACAGAAGCTTACCGAGATAGACGGAAACGAAGCAATGAACAGGCTCAGAAGCGGACAGAATATTTCATTTGTTTTAGAAGGAACAGAAATCGTGCTGGTTGAAACAGACTTGCTTATAGAAACTATACAGAAGCAGGGTTTTGTTACAGAAACCGAGAAGGATGTAACTGTGGTGTTAGACACAAATATTACTCCGGAGCTTCTTGAGGAGGGCTTTGTTCGTGAAATCATCAGCAAGGTTCAGACTATGAGAAAAGAAGCAGGCTTTGAGGTACAAGACCATATTAGGCTTTATTACAGTGAAAATGACCGCATTGCTGAGATTATAAGCAAAAACAGGGATCTGATAGCTGAAGAAGTTCTGGCGGATGAAGTCAGTGAAGGGCGTTCTGAACAAGGGTATAATAAAGACTGGAATGTAAACGGTGAGAGCGTTAACATGACTGTAATCAAAGTTTGA
- the aroB gene encoding 3-dehydroquinate synthase produces MIKVNVNLGERSYPIYITTDYSGIGKCISSARLNGKIVVITDTNVAKYQAGECIASIEAAGYEVQKYIIQAGEKSKNLDTVSDIYKYLLQLRLDRDSVLIALGGGVVGDITGFVAATFLRGINFIQVPTSSLAQADSSVGGKVGVDFEGSKNIIGAFYQPRFVYINVNTLKTLPKRELIAGFGEIIKHGIIRDSDFFDYIDYNTKKIFNFDEDILQFIAKTNCSIKGAVVEQDEKESGLRAVLNFGHTIGHAIESVYDFELLHGECVSLGMVGAFRMAQMLEMVTGETVEKVTKTLARVGLPVELDGIDVEKVYKQMFFDKKIKNNKLSFILPRGIGEVIQVSIDDEGLIKKAISSLDSKSKQ; encoded by the coding sequence ATGATAAAAGTAAATGTTAATCTGGGTGAGAGAAGCTACCCTATATATATTACTACTGACTATTCAGGGATAGGTAAATGTATTTCCAGCGCAAGACTTAACGGAAAAATTGTTGTGATCACAGATACTAATGTTGCTAAGTATCAGGCAGGGGAGTGTATTGCCTCCATTGAAGCTGCGGGATATGAGGTGCAGAAGTATATAATACAGGCTGGAGAGAAGAGTAAGAACCTCGATACGGTAAGTGATATTTACAAATATCTGTTGCAGCTAAGGCTTGACAGGGATTCTGTACTCATAGCCCTGGGCGGCGGTGTAGTAGGAGATATTACTGGTTTTGTTGCTGCAACATTTTTAAGAGGAATAAACTTCATTCAGGTGCCAACCTCTTCACTTGCACAAGCTGACAGCAGTGTAGGAGGTAAGGTGGGGGTAGATTTTGAGGGCAGTAAAAATATCATCGGAGCATTTTATCAGCCGAGATTTGTATATATAAATGTCAACACGCTTAAGACACTGCCAAAACGTGAACTGATAGCCGGTTTCGGTGAAATTATCAAGCATGGAATTATCAGGGATTCGGATTTTTTTGACTATATAGATTATAACACAAAGAAAATATTCAACTTCGATGAGGATATACTGCAATTTATTGCCAAAACTAACTGCAGTATAAAGGGAGCAGTAGTTGAACAGGATGAAAAGGAAAGTGGCCTGAGGGCTGTTTTAAACTTCGGACATACAATAGGGCATGCAATTGAAAGTGTGTATGACTTTGAATTGCTTCATGGTGAATGTGTATCTCTGGGGATGGTAGGAGCTTTCAGAATGGCTCAGATGCTTGAGATGGTCACTGGTGAAACAGTGGAAAAGGTAACAAAAACATTAGCCAGAGTGGGACTACCTGTGGAGCTTGACGGGATAGATGTAGAAAAGGTCTATAAGCAGATGTTTTTTGATAAGAAGATAAAAAATAATAAATTGTCATTTATTCTACCAAGGGGAATCGGTGAGGTCATTCAGGTAAGTATAGATGATGAAGGGCTAATAAAAAAGGCAATAAGTTCGTTGGATTCTAAAAGTAAACAGTAA
- a CDS encoding putative DNA modification/repair radical SAM protein encodes MELIDKLEILSDAAKYDVSCSSSGGTRKNTKDGIGNSKKSGICHSWSADGRCISLLKILLTNYCMYNCAYCVNRSTNDIPRAAFTPEEVAEMTINFYRRNYIEGLFLSSAIFKSPDYTMELLLLTVKLLRTKYKFNGYIHIKAIPGADAKLISETGKYVDRMSVNIELPSNQGLKLLAPQKNKDAIIKPMNLISNRIVETREENRLFKNSSLFVPAGQSTQLIVGATPDNDLNILKLSEGLYKRFDLKRVYYSAYVPVSNHPSLPSIEKPPLLREHRLYQADWLLRFYGFSANELLNDSNPDFSAELDPKADWAIRNLHFFPVEINKADFSMLLRVPGIGVKSAKRIIAARRTCHLDFENLKKLGVVLKRARYFITCKGKHLGISSMNQSLIKTSILALTPPEPLNNQSYEQLTIFPFLQNQYEMSTVLSGEL; translated from the coding sequence ATGGAGTTAATTGATAAACTAGAAATATTATCCGATGCTGCAAAGTATGATGTTTCATGCTCTTCAAGCGGCGGAACAAGAAAAAATACAAAAGACGGAATCGGCAATAGCAAAAAAAGCGGAATTTGTCACAGCTGGTCTGCCGATGGCAGATGCATATCACTTCTAAAAATTTTACTCACTAATTATTGTATGTATAATTGTGCTTATTGCGTAAACAGATCTACAAATGACATTCCCAGAGCTGCATTTACACCTGAGGAAGTTGCAGAAATGACGATAAACTTTTACCGCAGGAATTATATTGAGGGTCTCTTTCTGAGTTCAGCTATATTTAAAAGCCCTGACTATACAATGGAGCTGCTTTTGCTTACTGTAAAACTGCTCCGCACCAAATATAAATTTAATGGATATATACATATAAAGGCAATTCCCGGTGCAGATGCCAAGCTTATCTCAGAAACCGGCAAGTATGTCGACCGTATGAGTGTCAATATAGAACTCCCTTCAAATCAAGGTTTGAAGCTGCTTGCACCTCAAAAAAACAAAGATGCGATAATAAAACCAATGAATCTGATAAGTAACAGGATTGTTGAAACCAGAGAAGAAAACCGGCTTTTCAAAAATTCCTCATTATTTGTTCCTGCTGGGCAAAGTACACAATTAATTGTCGGTGCAACTCCTGATAATGATCTAAATATTCTAAAACTTTCAGAAGGTCTATATAAACGCTTTGATCTAAAAAGAGTATATTATTCAGCCTACGTTCCTGTCTCCAATCATCCCAGCCTGCCTAGCATAGAAAAACCTCCTCTGCTTAGGGAACACAGACTTTATCAGGCTGACTGGCTATTGAGGTTTTACGGTTTTTCCGCAAACGAACTGCTTAATGATAGTAATCCTGATTTTTCGGCAGAGCTGGATCCCAAGGCCGATTGGGCGATAAGGAATCTACATTTCTTTCCGGTAGAAATAAACAAGGCAGATTTTTCAATGCTTCTACGTGTTCCGGGAATAGGAGTCAAGTCAGCAAAGAGAATAATTGCTGCGCGACGTACATGCCACCTGGATTTTGAAAACTTAAAAAAACTGGGTGTCGTACTAAAAAGAGCACGTTATTTTATTACCTGCAAAGGAAAACATTTAGGCATATCCAGTATGAATCAGTCATTAATAAAAACCAGTATTCTGGCTCTGACACCACCCGAGCCTTTGAATAATCAATCTTATGAGCAGCTTACTATTTTTCCGTTTCTTCAGAACCAGTATGAAATGTCAACTGTTTTATCAGGTGAACTTTAA
- a CDS encoding TraR/DksA C4-type zinc finger protein, whose product MDSSNFQHFKELLETQGREIEHTIELMKENKTGEQDKYSNNELSSYDNHPAELGSELFLTELNLALRVHEEHLLKDIHDALGRIDEGTYGRCAFCGNDIGTERLEVIPYARVCIECEQSKAVDPEILAKNRPNEELIWDAPFGRKYLNRREDDEHEGMDQLNDLMKYGSADSPQDLGGYHDYEEYYTNEIDKQGIVDDMDQVSNEEYKRQLPD is encoded by the coding sequence ATGGATAGCAGCAATTTTCAACATTTTAAAGAGCTTCTTGAGACGCAAGGAAGAGAAATAGAGCATACAATTGAACTAATGAAGGAAAATAAAACAGGAGAGCAGGATAAGTATTCAAACAATGAGCTTTCCAGTTATGATAACCACCCTGCGGAACTTGGAAGTGAACTTTTTCTGACTGAATTGAATCTTGCACTTAGAGTTCACGAAGAACACCTGTTGAAAGACATACATGATGCTCTAGGACGGATTGATGAGGGTACCTATGGCAGATGTGCATTCTGCGGAAACGATATTGGAACTGAGAGGCTTGAGGTAATACCATATGCACGTGTTTGTATAGAATGTGAACAAAGCAAGGCTGTTGATCCTGAGATACTGGCTAAGAACAGACCAAATGAGGAACTCATATGGGATGCTCCTTTTGGCAGAAAGTATCTAAACAGAAGGGAAGATGATGAGCATGAAGGTATGGATCAGCTTAACGATCTTATGAAATACGGCTCTGCAGACAGTCCTCAGGATCTGGGCGGATACCATGATTATGAGGAGTATTATACCAATGAAATAGATAAACAGGGTATAGTAGATGATATGGATCAGGTTTCAAATGAAGAGTATAAACGGCAATTGCCTGACTAG
- a CDS encoding DUF5665 domain-containing protein, whose amino-acid sequence MFGKIGILRTINKKLDQISLNMEKFKLVDYVYYLENPRKMLFANFIGGLARGVGIAIGFTLLGALIIYFLQLVVKLNLPVIGEFISEIVRIVQDNMQKTGGRING is encoded by the coding sequence ATGTTCGGAAAGATAGGAATACTTAGAACAATAAATAAAAAGCTTGATCAGATTTCCTTGAATATGGAGAAATTTAAACTAGTTGACTATGTATACTATCTTGAGAACCCCCGAAAGATGCTTTTTGCCAATTTTATAGGAGGTCTTGCACGCGGAGTAGGGATCGCTATAGGATTTACCTTGCTAGGAGCGCTGATAATATATTTTTTACAGTTGGTTGTCAAGTTGAATTTACCTGTTATAGGTGAGTTTATCAGTGAAATAGTAAGGATAGTTCAGGATAATATGCAAAAAACAGGAGGGCGTATTAATGGATAG